From a single Osmerus eperlanus chromosome 8, fOsmEpe2.1, whole genome shotgun sequence genomic region:
- the acp1 gene encoding low molecular weight phosphotyrosine protein phosphatase isoform X2 produces MAANSAKSVLFVCLGNICRSPIAEAVFKKMATDKDVVDEWRIDSAATSTYEIGSSPDHRGQACMKKHGVPMRHIARQVTKEDFTNFKYILCMDESNMSDLNKKAKSVKNSTAKIELLGSYDPEKQLIIKDPYYGGDEDFEKVYEQCVRCCKAFLEANS; encoded by the exons ATGGCAGCCAACAGTGCAAAGTCtgtcctgtttgtgtgcctgG GGAACATCTGTAGGTCTCCTATTGCTGAAGCTGTCTTCAAGAAGATGGCTACAGACAAGGATGTTGTGGACGAG TGGAGGATAGACAGTGCTGCAACCTCTACCTACGAGATAGGCAGCTCCCCTGACCACCGCGGCCAAGCCTGCATGAAGAAGCATGGTGTGCCCATGAGGCACATTGCCCGGCAG GTGACTAAGGAAGATTTTACAAACTTCAAGTACATTCTCTGCATGGATGAAAGTAATATGAG TGACCTGAATAAGAAGGCAAAGTCGGTGAAAAACAGCACCGCTAAGATTGAGCTGCTGGGCTCATATGACCCTGAGAAACAGCTGATAATCAAAGACCCTTACTAC GGGGGTGATGAAGACTTTGAAAAGGTGTATGAACAGTGCGTGAGATGCTGTAAAGCCTTTTTGGAAGCCAACTCATAA
- the acp1 gene encoding low molecular weight phosphotyrosine protein phosphatase isoform X1, with translation MAANSAKSVLFVCLGNICRSPIAEAVFKKMATDKDVVDEWVIDGGATSDWNTGSLPDARGLACLSKHGIETNHRARQVTKEDFTNFKYILCMDESNMSDLNKKAKSVKNSTAKIELLGSYDPEKQLIIKDPYYGGDEDFEKVYEQCVRCCKAFLEANS, from the exons ATGGCAGCCAACAGTGCAAAGTCtgtcctgtttgtgtgcctgG GGAACATCTGTAGGTCTCCTATTGCTGAAGCTGTCTTCAAGAAGATGGCTACAGACAAGGATGTTGTGGACGAG TGGGTCATAGACGGTGGTGCCACGTCTGACTGGAACACAGGCAGCCTTCCGGACGCCCGAGGTCTGGCCTGCTTAAGCAAGCATGGCATTGAGACCAATCACAGGGCCCGACAG GTGACTAAGGAAGATTTTACAAACTTCAAGTACATTCTCTGCATGGATGAAAGTAATATGAG TGACCTGAATAAGAAGGCAAAGTCGGTGAAAAACAGCACCGCTAAGATTGAGCTGCTGGGCTCATATGACCCTGAGAAACAGCTGATAATCAAAGACCCTTACTAC GGGGGTGATGAAGACTTTGAAAAGGTGTATGAACAGTGCGTGAGATGCTGTAAAGCCTTTTTGGAAGCCAACTCATAA